GGACTGGCCGAGGTGCTCGACTCCCTCCCCGACAGCATCCCGCTCGGCATGCGCCAGCGTCTGTCGCTAGCCGTGGCCATGGTGCATAAGCCCGAACTGCTGATCCTCGACGAACCGACGTCCGGCGTCGATCCGGTTGCGCGCGACAACTTCTGGCGGCTGCTGGTGGAGTTGTCCCGGCGTGACCGCGTGACGATCTTCATCTCCACGCACTTCATGAACGAGGCCGACCGCTGCGACCGCATCTCGCTGATGCACGCGGGCAAGGTACTTGTCTCCGATCCGCCAGCGAAGATCACGAAGGACAAAGGCGCGCACACGCTCGAACAGGCGTTCATCGAATATCTGGTGGAGGCCGGTGGGGGCACCCCGGAAGCCCCCGAGACACCAAAGTCGGAAGTGGCCGCCACCGCTGCGACACCGTCACACGCGAAGCTCAAGGGCTTCTCGGTCGGCCGGATGATCAGCTACCTCTGGCGCGAGACGCTGGAGTTGCAGCGCGATCCGGTGCGCGCCACGCTGGCGCTGGTCGGCTCGCTCGTGCTCATGCTGGTGATGGGGTACGGCATCAGCATGGACGTCGAGGATCTGCGCTACGCAGTGCTCGACCGCGACCAGACCACAATGAGTCAGAACTACGCGCTCAACATCGCGGGGTCACGTTACTTCATCGAACAGCCCCCCATCACCGATTACGACGACATGGACCGGCGCCTGCGCGACGGCGAACTCGCACTGGCCATCGAGATTCCACCGGGTTTCGCGCGCGACGTGTCACGTGGCAAAGCCGTGCAGATCGGCGCGTGGATCGACGGCGCGATGCCGATGCGCGCCGAAACCGTGCAAGGCTATGTTCAAGGCATGCATCAGAACTGGCTGGCCGATCAGTCCTTGCGACGGCTCGGCGTCAAACCGACGGCGTCGCTCGACATCGAGACACGCTATCGCTACAACCCCGACGTCAAGAGTCTTCCTGCGATGGTCCCGGCCGTGATTCCGTTGCTGTTGCTGATGCTCCCGGCAATGCTCACGGCGCTCTCCGTCGTACGCGAGAAGGAACTCGGCTCGATCCTGAATCTTTACGTGACGCCCGTCACACGCACGGAATTCCTGATCGGCAAGCAGATTCCGTATGTGGCGCTCGCCATGCTGAACTTCCTGCTCATGGCGCTCATCGCTGTGACCCTCTTCGGCGTGCCCATCAAAGGCAGCTTCCTGACGCTGATTACCGCGGTCTTCATTTTCAACGTGGTCGCCACGGGTATCGGCCTGCTCGCGTCCACCTTTACCCGCAGTCAGATCGCGGCCCTGTTCTTCACGATGATCGGCACGATGATTCCGGCGATTCAGTTCTCCGGCATGCTCACACCTGTGCCGTCGATGGAGGGCTCGGGCCGGTTCATCGGCGAGATCTATCCGGCGACTTACATGCTGATCATCAGTCGCGGCGTCTTCAACAAGGCGCTCGGCTTCGGCGATCTCGGCAACGCCTTCTGGCCGATGCTCATCGCCGTGCCCGTGATTCTGGGCGCGACGGTCCTGCTGCTCAAGAAACAGGACAAGTGATGGCTAGCCCGAACGCACCGCAAGCCTCCTCCACCGCGCACGACGCCAGCGCCACGCCGCCGCGTCGCAGGCATCCGTGGTTGCGACACGTTGCGAACATCTACCGGCTCGGCGTGAAGGAGCTTTGGAGCCTCGTGCGCGACCCGATGATGCTTGTGCTCATCATCTACACGTTCACGGCGTCCGTCTATTCGTCGGCCACGGCGCAACCCGAGACGTTGCACATGGCTCCCATCGCCATCGTGGACGAAGACGCCTCGCCGCTCTCGCAGCGCATCGTCTCGGCGTTCTACCCGCCGCAATTCACCACGCCGCAAATGATTACGGCGAACGCTGTCGATCGGGGCATGGACGAGGGCGCATACACATTTGCGCTGAACATCCCGCCGAACTTCCAGCGCGACGTGCTGGCGGGGCGCGCGGCCGAAGTGCAGCTCAACGTCGACGCCACGCGCATGAGTCAGGCGTTCTCGGGCAGCGGCTACGTGCAGCAGATCGTGTCGGCGGAAGTGCGCGAATTCCTCCAGCGATACCGATCCACGCCGGAGTTGCCCGTCGACCTGGCGTTGCGCGTGCGCTTCAATCCGACGCTGGAGCGGGCGTGGTTCGGCGCGCTGATGCAGATCATCAACAACATCACGATGCTGTCGATCATTCTGACGGGCGCGGCACTGATCCGGGAGCGCGAGCACGGCACCATCGAGCATTTGCTCGTCATGCCGGTGACACCGACCGAGATCATGCTGGCGAAAGTGTGGTCGATGGGGCTGGTCGTGCTGATGGCGGCGGCCATGTCGCTGTGGCTGATCGTGAGCGGCGCGCTGCACGTGCCGATTGGCGGGTCGGTGGCGTTGTTCCTGTTGGGGGCCACGCTGCACCTGTTCGCTACGACGTCGATGGGCATCTTTCTCGCGACGCTTGCCCGCTCGATGCCGCAGTTCGGCATGTTGTTGATTCTGGTGCTGCTCCCGCTGCAAATGCTCTCGGGCGGGAACACGCCGC
This window of the Pandoraea sputorum genome carries:
- the rbbA gene encoding ribosome-associated ATPase/putative transporter RbbA, which codes for MTDSSLPENGRHTPGHGAPAVVHVVDVTLKYGRKTVALDSVSIDIPANCMVGLIGPDGVGKSTLLSLIAGARAVQTGTVEALGGDMASKAHRDLVCPRIAYMPQGLGKNLYPTLSVEENLQFFARLFGHDAAERRRRIDDLTRSTGLHPFLDRPAGKLSGGMKQKLGLCCALIHDPDLLILDEPTTGVDPLARAQFWDLIARIRRERPAMSVIVATAYMDEAQRFDWLVAMDAGNILATGTPAELLARTQRDNLEAAFIDLLPEEKKRGYEPVVIPPLHIDEHTEIAIEAKGLTMRFGDFVAVDHVDFRIRRGEIFGFLGSNGCGKSTTMKMLTGLLQASEGQAWLFGHEVDPKDIDTRRRVGYMSQAFSLYTELTVHQNLVLHARLFHVPEAEVDARVDEMVHRFGLAEVLDSLPDSIPLGMRQRLSLAVAMVHKPELLILDEPTSGVDPVARDNFWRLLVELSRRDRVTIFISTHFMNEADRCDRISLMHAGKVLVSDPPAKITKDKGAHTLEQAFIEYLVEAGGGTPEAPETPKSEVAATAATPSHAKLKGFSVGRMISYLWRETLELQRDPVRATLALVGSLVLMLVMGYGISMDVEDLRYAVLDRDQTTMSQNYALNIAGSRYFIEQPPITDYDDMDRRLRDGELALAIEIPPGFARDVSRGKAVQIGAWIDGAMPMRAETVQGYVQGMHQNWLADQSLRRLGVKPTASLDIETRYRYNPDVKSLPAMVPAVIPLLLLMLPAMLTALSVVREKELGSILNLYVTPVTRTEFLIGKQIPYVALAMLNFLLMALIAVTLFGVPIKGSFLTLITAVFIFNVVATGIGLLASTFTRSQIAALFFTMIGTMIPAIQFSGMLTPVPSMEGSGRFIGEIYPATYMLIISRGVFNKALGFGDLGNAFWPMLIAVPVILGATVLLLKKQDK
- a CDS encoding ABC transporter permease, which translates into the protein MRHVANIYRLGVKELWSLVRDPMMLVLIIYTFTASVYSSATAQPETLHMAPIAIVDEDASPLSQRIVSAFYPPQFTTPQMITANAVDRGMDEGAYTFALNIPPNFQRDVLAGRAAEVQLNVDATRMSQAFSGSGYVQQIVSAEVREFLQRYRSTPELPVDLALRVRFNPTLERAWFGALMQIINNITMLSIILTGAALIREREHGTIEHLLVMPVTPTEIMLAKVWSMGLVVLMAAAMSLWLIVSGALHVPIGGSVALFLLGATLHLFATTSMGIFLATLARSMPQFGMLLILVLLPLQMLSGGNTPRESMPKLVQDVMLAAPTTHFVELGQAILFRGAGIGVVWVQFAALAVIGAVFFAFSLRRFRRTLSSMA